One window from the genome of Dyadobacter sp. CECT 9275 encodes:
- a CDS encoding DUF72 domain-containing protein yields the protein MKFGKVENPGDIDFTLPPDHPGTKKVLRPTEGKLNIYIGCAKWNKADLKGFYPKGTKDELAYYATQFNSIELNATFYNNFPIETIESWYNKTPDHFRFFPKLHQGISHWKRLKDATDPTNVYLDGIAHLQEKLGMLFLQMPDNFGPKNWEILKNYLEEWPSGFPLGLELRHTGWYDGSWDSELLYEVLEKKNIAHIITDSAGRRDLLHMRLTTPTAFVRYNGANVDSDYTRLDDWFERLKIWSDEGVRNIYFFVHQNHEEASPLLSAYLIKKINDALGTEIKIPHNPKAS from the coding sequence ATGAAATTCGGAAAAGTTGAGAACCCCGGCGATATAGATTTCACGCTTCCACCGGATCACCCCGGCACCAAAAAGGTGTTGCGTCCAACCGAAGGGAAACTGAATATTTACATTGGCTGTGCCAAATGGAACAAAGCCGACCTCAAGGGCTTTTATCCCAAAGGCACCAAAGATGAGCTTGCCTACTATGCTACGCAGTTTAACAGCATCGAACTCAACGCAACGTTTTACAACAATTTTCCGATCGAAACCATTGAGAGCTGGTACAACAAAACACCGGATCACTTTCGCTTCTTCCCGAAACTTCATCAGGGTATCAGCCACTGGAAACGTCTGAAAGATGCAACAGACCCCACGAATGTATACCTGGATGGCATAGCGCATTTACAGGAAAAACTGGGAATGCTTTTCCTGCAGATGCCCGACAACTTCGGTCCTAAAAACTGGGAGATATTGAAAAACTACCTGGAAGAATGGCCGTCGGGATTCCCGCTGGGCCTTGAACTGCGACATACCGGATGGTATGATGGTTCCTGGGACAGCGAGTTGCTTTATGAAGTGCTGGAAAAGAAAAATATTGCACACATCATCACCGACTCTGCCGGTAGGCGGGACTTACTGCATATGCGCCTCACTACGCCAACGGCATTTGTAAGATACAATGGCGCCAATGTGGACTCGGACTATACCCGGCTAGACGACTGGTTTGAGAGGCTGAAAATTTGGTCTGACGAAGGTGTCAGAAACATTTATTTCTTCGTTCACCAGAATCATGAGGAAGCCTCCCCGTTGCTTTCCGCATATCTGATCAAAAAAATAAATGACGCGCTGGGTACGGAAATCAAGATACCTCACAATCCGAAAGCCAGCTAA
- a CDS encoding branched-chain amino acid aminotransferase: MTADTLQIEIQQTPKSRLQEVDFDNLVFGRNISDHMFIAEYREGQWQDLRIVPYGDLSLSPATAALHYGQAIFEGMKAYKNEEGEVLLFRAIDNWKRLNKSAERLCMPTIPEEIFMGGLTELIRLDSGWVPSQPGCSLYIRPYMFATDPYIGVKASDSYYFIIFTSPVGTYYAKPPRVKVETHFIRAAEGGVGGTKCAGNYAGSLYPAKLAQQEGYDQLIWTDAREHAYIEESGTMNIMFMIGGKLVTPYVSETTLDGITRKSIVAIAHEWGIPVEERRVSVKEVIEALKDGSMEAAFGAGTAVVISPFATIAYEGVDYPLPEIKEDSFVSKVKNYLTDLRTGKAEDVFGWMLKV; the protein is encoded by the coding sequence ATGACAGCCGATACATTACAAATCGAAATTCAGCAAACTCCCAAGTCCCGTTTGCAAGAGGTTGATTTTGACAACCTTGTTTTTGGCCGGAATATTTCCGACCACATGTTTATCGCAGAATACCGCGAAGGCCAGTGGCAAGACCTCCGCATAGTCCCTTATGGTGATCTTTCACTCAGCCCTGCCACCGCTGCACTTCATTACGGACAAGCCATTTTTGAAGGAATGAAAGCCTACAAAAATGAAGAAGGGGAAGTACTGCTGTTCCGGGCGATTGATAACTGGAAACGACTCAATAAATCGGCTGAACGCTTGTGCATGCCTACCATCCCTGAAGAAATTTTCATGGGTGGCCTTACCGAACTGATCCGCCTGGATTCCGGCTGGGTACCTTCACAGCCAGGATGCTCCCTGTATATCCGTCCCTATATGTTTGCAACGGATCCATATATTGGCGTAAAAGCTTCGGACAGCTATTATTTTATCATCTTCACAAGCCCGGTAGGAACGTATTACGCAAAACCTCCGCGCGTAAAAGTTGAAACACATTTTATTCGCGCTGCCGAAGGGGGCGTGGGCGGAACCAAGTGCGCCGGAAATTATGCCGGTTCTCTTTATCCGGCAAAACTTGCGCAGCAGGAAGGGTACGATCAGCTGATCTGGACGGATGCCCGGGAGCACGCCTATATCGAAGAATCAGGCACGATGAACATCATGTTTATGATTGGCGGGAAACTGGTAACTCCGTATGTTTCCGAAACCACCCTGGACGGTATCACACGGAAAAGCATTGTTGCGATTGCCCATGAATGGGGCATTCCTGTGGAAGAACGAAGGGTAAGTGTGAAAGAGGTAATAGAGGCCCTGAAAGACGGAAGTATGGAAGCTGCCTTTGGTGCGGGAACGGCTGTGGTGATATCACCATTTGCGACCATCGCCTATGAGGGAGTTGACTACCCCCTTCCTGAAATCAAAGAAGATTCATTTGTGTCAAAAGTTAAAAATTATCTTACCGACCTGCGTACGGGAAAGGCCGAGGACGTATTTGGCTGGATGCTTAAAGTCTGA
- a CDS encoding cupin domain-containing protein, which produces MSLIFPADTAKETVFEKVQQFIDEQGFTVVSKDHSRPWGGFFVLEESQAPDFISTFFPHLSLEDFAGYEKLSPKILVVAPNKRLSWQYHHRRAEIWKVIGGNAGIVVSDTDEETPLRQLPTGTVIDLKKGERHRLVGVNEWGIVAEIWQHTDPANPSDEDDIVRVQDDFGR; this is translated from the coding sequence ATGTCACTAATATTTCCGGCAGATACCGCAAAAGAGACCGTGTTTGAAAAAGTTCAGCAATTTATTGACGAACAAGGCTTTACCGTGGTCAGTAAAGATCACTCCCGCCCCTGGGGAGGTTTCTTTGTTTTGGAAGAAAGCCAGGCCCCTGACTTTATCTCCACTTTTTTCCCGCATCTTTCCTTGGAAGATTTTGCCGGTTACGAAAAACTAAGCCCGAAAATCCTGGTGGTGGCTCCCAACAAACGGCTGTCGTGGCAATACCATCACCGCCGCGCCGAAATATGGAAAGTCATTGGTGGTAATGCAGGAATCGTAGTCAGTGATACCGACGAGGAAACACCGCTTCGCCAGCTACCCACCGGTACGGTTATCGATCTCAAAAAAGGGGAACGGCACCGTCTCGTCGGCGTAAATGAATGGGGAATTGTAGCCGAGATCTGGCAGCATACTGACCCCGCCAATCCATCTGATGAAGATGATATTGTGAGGGTACAGGATGATTTCGGAAGATAA